NNNNNNNNNNNNNNNNNNNNNNNNNNNNNNNNNNNNNNNNNNNNNNNNNNNNNNNNNNNNNNNNNNNNNNNNNNNNNNNNNNNNNNNNNNNNNNNNNNNNNNNNNNNNNNNNNNNNNNNNNNNNNNNNNNNNNNNNNNNNNNNNNNNNNNNNNNNNNNNNNNNNNNNNNNNNNNNNNNNNNNNNNNNNNNNNNNNNNNNNNNNNNNNNNNNNNNNNNNNNNNNNNNNNNNNNNNNNNNNNNNNNNNNNNNNNNNNNNNNNNNNNNNNNNNNNNNNNNNNNNNNNNNNNNNNNNNNNNNNNNNNNNNNNNNNNNNNNNNNNNNNNNNNNNNNNNNNNNNNNNNNNNNNNNNNNNNNNNNNNNNNNNNNNNNNNNNNNNNNNNNNNNNNNNNNNNNNNNNNNNNNNNNNNNNNNNNNNNNNNNNNNNNNNNNNNNNNNNNNNNNNNNNNNNNNNNNNNNNNNNNNNNNNNNNNNNNNNNNNNNNNNNNNNNNNNNNNNNNNNNNNNNNNNNNNNNNNNNNNNNNNNNNNNNNNNNNNNNNNNNNNNNNNNNNNNNNNNNNNNNNNNNNNNNNNNNNNNNNNNNNNNNNNNNNNNNNNNNNNNNNNNNNNNNNNNNNNNNNNNNNNNNNNNNNNNNNNNNNNNNNNNNNNNNNNNNNNNNNNNNNNNNNNNNNNNNNNNNNNNNNNNNNNNNNNNNNNNNNNNNNNNNNNNNNNNNNNNNNNNNNNNNNNNNNNNNNNNNNNNNNNNNNNNNNNNNNNNNNNNNNNNNNNNNNNNNNNNNNNNNNNNNNNNNNNNNNNNNNNNNNNNNNNNNNNNNNNNNAAGAATTGATTATTCGGTCCTTAATATGTATACTACTAAAattcagtggcgcgacagcccatagagggccaaggcctactgtgcccatctcagttttcttgatcttgggctctagggtgcaggagcagatgttcctgtcaggtggtcagccgaaagcGGAAccgtgtttagttcccaagaatgcttggtactcatttatcgacccactgaaggaatgaaaggatgagtcaaccttgcccggcacGTATGGGgttgtattttcattattttattataaaagatcaTTAAAAGGTCATTTCATTCtgacaaatatttaagttacatgGTTTTCTTGAATAAGCATGATTTGCAAAGCGCATCCCTATGTTTCTATACATTTCGAAACAGACTTTTGCGAACATGTCCTTTCACTAAGCTCTtctcccgcagtggactgatcgtaaagacgcGGCTTCCAGTAGAAATCCGaggtcaagcatcattggctggggtcagtaagcgggtgggtgaccacttgacTGCCTCAGGGacgttttccagaccgtcgccaatagccaacCGTGCAGCCAAACATCAGTCTCGCATAGTGGCTGGTACTATGGCCACGAGGAAAATATGCCACTTCGAATATGGGTGTgtggtgaatagttttgtcttaaacTTGGCAGCGATCGGTGAgagtaaaccaatcgacacTTTCATTTCATTCCTCCACTGCAccccccattagaaatgtgcgCTTGCTCGCTAATATAGCAGCAGATCGCATCAGACTTTTAGTgcggaggagttctcctcaaagccgcactTTACCACTAAGCTCTTTGATTGCGATCAGTTACTTATTTATCTCCAAATATCGCTAATAAAGTTTCTTTGTTcaattcctttatttaaaaacttattatttacaaagtCACCATCACCACTGACATCTGGACATCTGATACGACGGCCTCATTTTAAGTAGAGTTCGTAAGGTCCTAGTTAAAAATGTGGTAGCAAAACTAAGaagatgtattttattatgtttatattcaccacaacattcaatatttaatttcaaaaacgtgTAATTTCGTGGTAACGAAATgtgtagtttcaaaatttaaattttaaatttaatgataacttTACAATTACGATACTGATACCAcagttttcttactttattaagGACTATATAATTCctgttaaaacattaaaatgcagATGTTTGCTACTACAAgcataaaaacttactttttctaaatgaaagttgagatttaaaaaaaaaaagagtttcaaatctttgaaaaaattaaaattcgccAAAAATTGACGTCAATGCCCTGATGGCTCTAGTAAATTGCAGAGTAAATTTTACTTGGAGTTTTTCGTTGAATTTTGCAGTTGTAAATTATTTAGagatttgctaattttaattgctaaattaGAGAAAACAATGTCCCACTGCTCCCACATTCTAAAAGGGAAAATAGTGGCAATTTATGAAGATGGAAAATCTATCAGAGAAATTAATTGGGTATTGAATATATCTTATTATACAGCTAGAAGATGGTATTTGaggtaaataaattgtatttttaagttgaaagtTCATAATTGAAAGGTATATAACTCGGAATGAATTCCTTATTACTTAAGCAtttagattttagttttaaattcgaattttttaagtattgttgcaaaaaaaatttgtttctcaaaACTCTTTGCATTATTAACTCTTTAAGAGACCCCTCcctttttagtaattttatgttaaactaTATTTGAGATtgagttttatttgtaaaataatagtttatggagcctgttattttttatagtttgcctaaaactaatttgatttttaaaacctttgaCGGGTTGTAAAATTTTACCTATAGTAAAGAATTGATTATTCAGTCCTTATAAATAACCGGATTTGTAAATTCTGTTTGGGACTAGAAATAAACTCAATAAAAAGTTATGAGTTGAAGGATCACTTATTGCAGAGGACAAAATATTTCTCCAGTTTTGGCCTCCCTTCTTGCCCCCCCCCACTACCCTCAACTATTCTATTTCCagcatttatgaaaacaaatcccttctttggtattttttatgaaattattagaaGATGGCTGAAgaagattttatgaaattattagaatatggTTGCAGAAATACTAGAAAAAATAGCTTAGcgatattatttacaaattaatgctGCTGATAGGAAATATTCTTCCCGCCGCCTGTTATATgctgagtaaaataaattacctgAAACAAATTCGTATGTGGTCAATAACTCTGTTTAGTTTTACTGTgctaaattaaagatttaactTATCGATCAACAAGTCAATGACATTCATTGGTGAAATAATCTGTGGTTTAATTAATagaaagctttaaatataatcaaaatgtttgaatttctgACTATAGGATTTAAGTTGATACCTTTTGAACTTcgcaaatattgtaaaatataatttagcgAAAGGCCatgaaatttctcatttttaaatttaaaaattatataaaacaaataaatgttttgtaaatttatattttgattacttaatataaataaattatttagtgaagtgtataaaacttttatttatctttatctaTCAGTCTTATCAAACTCATCAATTTTAacatcgaattttaaattacgtttaaattaaattacgttatatatatatgtatatatatatatatagggccCTATAAATTATGCGAAAATGCGGAAACCCGCATAATTTACGATTTTCCGCGTAATCGCAGCAtatctgtataatttttatttttcagcaaaatgtaTTCGTTTACCAGATAGATTTCTCCTTAAGGgtcttttttcaattgaaatatatcCTCTTTTTCAATTCTAAGAATCTTTTTGGTCAGGTGGTCAGATCTTTCCAAGAATCTCCCCCCCCCGGCACATAGCTTCTTATCAGTCGCCATCATCCTCAATAGGAAGCTGGTTGAACAGCTTTCGCGGTGTATAGACCATAGAGGTCACCTCTATGGTATAGACCCCAGAGCTAGCTAGACAAATTCACAGGaaactttaagaaattgttCAAGCATTTTCCTGCAAGAAAGCGcagctatttaaaatttctaagagATGACAATAAGAAAGCTAAACTTTGTCCAGTACCAATAAAGACACGGTGGAATTCCTGGTTTAAATCAGTGCAATATCATGCTGAATATTGTAATGTttgcaaagaattttttagcaGTGAAATAAACCTTACTCCTGACACTGCTTGTCTCAATCAGTGCAAAGTTTTGGTGGAAAGCAAGTACGTTTGCAAAGATTTTCAGTTCATGCAAAACACGCTCAGATATTAATGGATACTCTTCTCTTTTTCGAAACATGTGGTGCATCTATTCTCAAAGCTTACAATAAGATTTTTGATCTGCGGTCTGAACTTCGATGTAATTCTCAGGCATCATAGTCACGAAAAGATTTACGCGACGCATTTCTTCAAGAAgtgtttcacaaaacaattgCAAAGTTGAATACTTACTATACTCCAGAACTAGACGTATTCAAAAAACGCGGGCCCAAGTTTAGTCAACCTGCATTAAACTTCATGAAAGCTGCTCGAGTTTTCGATCCAGAACAAATAGTCAACCTCATTATTGAAGACGACGATGCATTCAAGAATATTCCAGGAATGAGTGGTCAAGATATAAAACTCGACTTTGCTGCTTACAAAGAATATGTAAAAGAATGTTCAAACCAGGACTTAATTAGATTCTGGAATTGAGAGGTAGTCTCAGAGAGACTTCcagaacttacaaaaaaagcaAGTCAAGTGTTCTCAGTGCTTCTTAATTCAGTAGATTGTGAAAGAGCTGTATCCTGCTACGgccaaatttttacaaaacaaagacaGAGTTTGAAAGAAAACGCAGCTTCTGGACTAACTTCTCtccattttaataaactttaataattgttCTGATGTAGAAAATCGATGTACAATACATAAGAAGGTAATTTAGTTGAAATCTTTACtgtattcattgaaattttattttttttattatccatttcttcatgatacattttaaaatcatttagcaTCTTTGCaccaatttcatcatttttcgataaataaaaatttctcagttCCTCAGTGCAAGTTTGAGCATCActtaaagtttttacttttgtttcgtaTTCAGAAAGCAGTTGAGTATAAGTGTCTTCATTTTCACTCTCGGCATCATTATTTGCAACCATTTTTACAATTTCGtccatatttaaatcattcttttaacatttaatattttcgtctATGTTTACAAAATCATTACCGCTGACAACACTTTCTCCAGTCAAGCGaatcaaatttgttaatttagaaAAGGAATCATCCGAATTTGTGTCATCTTCGACATCTGTAAGGATTTTGCATtctgatgtatttttataaagccTGATTTAGTgatatagtttaaaatggttgagctttttacttttttccagGCTGCTATTATCCACAAAGAAGCTTgtaaaacatcaatttttacGCTTTCTTTATTTGGCCCATCTAAGCTCGTatcaagtgttttaaaattacttgccGATAAAACACTCGGAAGTTTTTAATAACACCTTGATCAAGTGGTTGACAAACAGACGTTACATGTGGAGGAAACAACGCCATTTTTGCATTCTTTCGATTAATGTTAGAGTGAGACGCTGCATTATCAGGAAAAAGAAGAACTTTCCTGTTTTTGCCGCCCATTTTTCTATCAAGTTCTAGCAACCCCTCAGTCATTAAATCCTGGGTCATCCATGTTCGTCGATTTGCTTTCCATTGCCTTCCAAGCCTAAATAAATCTATCCCTTTAAGACACCTGGGATTATTTGATTTTCCTATAATCGTCGGCTCTTGTGCTCCAGTCATACTTGCGCAAAGTAAAATCGTCAATCTTTCTTTTGACATTTTACCTCCTTCAcactttttaccttttaaacacAAGTTAccttttaaacaaagttttttccGGTAATGCCGAAAAAAAAGACTAGTCTCATCAGCATTTAATACGCCATCCGGTGCATAATCCTTCAATAAGGAAGGCAGCTTTTCCAACCATTCTTTAATCATCTCAGTATCCACAGAAGCGGACTCTCCGcttattgatttaaaagaaatcatatgCCTCTTTCTGAACTTTTCTAACCATCCATTAGAAGCTTTAAAATCCTTTACCCCCAATTTCTCAGCTGCCTCTCTAGTCTTTTCCTGTAACATTGGTCCAGATACAGGGTATTTTTTGCTTCTAACTTgagaaaaccattaaaaaacgCATCTGTCAATTTTAAATCCAGGTCCGTTTTCCGAAGATATTCTAATTTGGTTCTTATTTCCATTTCCGCACCAACGTTTCATaagtttttctctatttttaatgatatttgttGCCTgagtttttccaattttaaagtgtttggACATTCAGACACTGCTTTTTGATGTTTGGAATActcttaaaagttaaattttttccttcaaagttaaaactttaCGAGGCATAGTTGAACAAGAAGAGACTTTCTCAAGAATAAAGatcttttgaaagttttatctcaaattatcttttaacaGATGTAGTTACaaagaattgaaaatgtttttcataactATGCAGATATTCAAGTTAGTCATATGATACGGAATGGACACTTACACCGaaaagccattacattatgaccacccttcATTTATAGCAATGATCTCgtccaggttttcatggtttctcgcccaggaacaatgttttcatgggcaCATTAGGtaccataatcctcatagaacaatccctgacgtctgcgGATCAGGTTAACCCagtcatggcaacagtttttcctgcgggggatgatgtttaccaacaggataatgtcATAAGGCTCGAATCGTCAAAACATGTCATAAGGGTCTAACATGTGCCATGTGCAATGTCATAACATGTGCCATGTCTcacaccatgtcataagggtcgaatcgtcatggattggttcgaggaacattccagtgactttcaagtcatgtcttggtcCCCAAATTCACATgatcttaatccaatagagcatttgtgttcctacttggaaaaccaaattcgtgctgccacactaccccctcgcaatgtgagggaattgcaggaccagttgcgACCACACTCCGCTTCCATCAATACttttattccccccccccatcaCTTAATAAGAAACGTGGTATTACCTCACTGAAAGTAAACCTCCAGTAATGCACAGAAAGAGGAGCAAGACAATGCTTACCTGTAAGACGCCAGGCCCTATGGAGTTGTATTCGCAATCGATCATTTGTCAAGAGTTTGTATAAACGTTTGATTTATATGAACACCTCCATGACTAAGATTTCTATTCTATTCTTTTAACCCAGCTGAGATGAGTGCAGGGTACAAACTGATTAGAAATAGAAAGGACATTTCAGTGGGAAAGAggaattgataataataaatgtgtcaCTTAAACTTGTGGGATCTCAAGACTAAGCATGAGGGATCACGACAGTGTAGTCCAAATAAAAAGATCCAAAGATGTCGCTGTCCGAAATTTTTTGCATGAGCAGAatcattttcctttctttcttgccaaacatgaaatcaaaaagataaagaaaggTGACAAGAGAATGATAGAGTCTCTGGAATTGAaatagcttaatatttttagtcatggataagtcaaaaaatttacatgctttaaaaaatggaagagagaggcatttttttcttaaatttcatagtaattttttttttttaaattaggataCGTAGTGTCCGGTTTGAAGAGGTAGAAAATAACGTTTCAGGGCAAAaatgactatatatatatatatatatatatatggtcaGGCTTATAAAGATCactttttatgaatgaaataaatttggttcTTGATAAATAGAGGTCAATTAACAGCGTGAAAACTACCAAAAAACGAACATGGCCATAGATTAAATGTTCGTCGTATTTCAAAAGGGTCGAACACTTGtaactgaagaaaaaagtaggtacatttttgtttttcattttcgttTATTGTAATATGCGTACTAGTTGAGATAGTGATTCTAGTCATTCAATTGCGCTGCTAACTCAGCGtcaaaaatgaacattaaaaagaaaagatttaaaactaagacattaaaataatgcttactTTGCATCGGTTGCTCGAATTAAGACCTGCAAGCACTTTACCGATATTCTAGCATCAAATCCAAAAACACTCATTTTTGAACGTAGAATACCGGCTAGTTTGCAGAAAAGgctagaaaaacaaaaattagaatatggaatttttttatataaattagtaataCACTGTagtcaaaaagaaaagaaacccAGATTTTTTGAGATTCTGTGGGTTTTTTCTTCATGCATATAACCCTTAATTTTCCTGATCCTGAAAGCTACGTGAGAAGgatctttttgaaaaagcacAAAAAACGATAATACTATTTTCATAAAGTTAGGAGTAGAATTTTGATAACAGTACCTTTTAGAAAAGGTCTGTTGATTTAACTTAGCAATgagttaaattcaaaatataaacgaATTGATAGTAGTAATATTTAGTGGGTACAGTTACNatatatatatatattggctCACTAGagagtattttatttcagattcgtaaaaatattacataattgaAGTTGTCAAGTTTTTATGAATACATTGTAGGAAATTTCATTTCTTCCTTGTGCAGAAATTtcctacttaaaatatttttttaaaaatattttttaagaactttttgctctgttttttggtaattaaagtaattttccgTTTATGACCTTGAAAATTGgtcgttttcaaatttttattttgtaacgaTATAATCTTTAGGTGAAATTGAAACGATTGACATTAGTGAGGTAACCAGTCTGATAGCAATATAATGAATATCATTATCTCTATAATGAACGAGTTATAATATAATCAATGCATGGAGATTAATTTCAGTTAAAGAAACTGGTTGCCTAACTCTACGATGTTTATTATAAATCGGCagtaaagaaaagttaattttatttcaaaggaaaagGAAAACATAACTTCATTTAGTTGATGGTTTTGACTTTTTAGTGCTAAATAGTTCAGTATAGGAATGTCATTGTATTTCTTGTATCATTTACACCAGCGATAAGATTAGAACGTGCATCAACGATTAAGTACTATTTACTCacctataattaaataaatgacctcgtatcatttaataaaataagaatctaTTTAACATACTTGaatatagttaatattaaagcaataatttatgctagttatagttaatattaaagcaataattaatttaataatattcagtaATCAATAATATACAAAGTCtgtagtgtttaaaaaaatattaattattattttcaattgataaaatgaatttac
The Parasteatoda tepidariorum isolate YZ-2023 chromosome 9, CAS_Ptep_4.0, whole genome shotgun sequence genome window above contains:
- the LOC107438653 gene encoding tigger transposable element-derived protein 6-like, which codes for MLQEKTREAAEKLGVKDFKASNGWLEKFRKRHMISFKSISGESASVDTEMIKEWLEKLPSLLKDYAPDGVLNADETSLFFRHYRKKLCLKGNLCLKGKKCEGGKMSKERLTILLCASMTGAQEPTIIGKSNNPRCLKGIDLFRLGRQWKANRRTWMTQDLMTEGLLELDRKMGGKNRKVLLFPDNAASHSNINRKNAKMALFPPHVTSVCQPLDQGVIKNFRVFYRQVILKHLIRA